From the bacterium genome, the window TGGTGGCTCAATTCGACAGCCTGCATCATTTTGTGGTGTTGTAGGGTTGAAGCCAACTTATGGGCTTGTATCAAGGTATGGACTTGTAGCTTTTGCCTCCTCTTTAGACCAAATAGGCCCAATTACACACTGTGTAGAAGATTCAGCAATTTTACTTGATGCTATTGCAGGCTATGATGAAAAAGATTCTACTTCCTCGTATACAGAGCTACCATATTATTTTAATCACCTTAACCCAGATGTAAAGAGCATAAAATTTGGACTTCCAGATGAATATTTTAATGAAGGAATAGACTCAGGGGTTAAACAAATGGTGTTAGCTAGTGCCAATATTTTAGAGGGATTAGGTGCTCATTTATATAATGTTTCGTTACCATATACTCAGTATGCTATTCCGACGTACTACTTAATTGCAACAGCTGAGGCATCAGCTAACCTTGCAAGATATGATGGGGTTAGATATGGGTATAGGAATGCAAAATGCAAAATGCAAAATGCAAAATTAAAAGACTTATATAAAGGTACAAGAAGCGAAGGGTTTGGTGACGAAGTAAAGCGTAGGATAATGCTTGGCACTTTTGGACTACAATCTGGATATTATGACGAATATTATCTAAAGGCAAGAAAAGTAAGGTGGCTTATAGCACAAGATTTTGATAATATATTTAAGAAAGTGGATATATTGCTTACTCCTACATCTCCAACACCGCCTTTTAAGCTCGGCGAACGCATCCGTGACCCACTTCAAATGTGTCTATCAGATATACTAACAGTCTCTGTAAACCTTGCAGGGTTGCCAGCAATCTCTATTCCGTGTGGTAGGCTCTCTGGGCTCCCAATTGGGCTGCAGCTAATTGGGAAGCGGTTTGATGAGCAAACTATCCTAAATGTAGCTTATGCATATGAACTTGCAAATAAATGAATACTGCAATTTAATGAATTTTATCTCCTTAATTCTTGACATATTTAGCACTTAATATTATATTTAGAGTATGGAAAGGTGGTTTACTCCACAGGAGAGAGGTGTTATTTTATTTCTTGTAGCTATTCTTGTATTTGGAAGTGCTATTTATGTATATAAGCTAAAAAATCCATACTTTGCACCAGAATATAAAATATCTATATCCAAAGAAGATAAAGCTGAACTCCATAAACTAATCAATGAGACTGAAGTGGCTATAAAATCTACAAAGAGTATGGAGTCACCAAGAGCCAAAGTGTATTCACAAGAAGATAGCGACCGTCCTCTTCTAAATATTAATACCGCATCAAAAGAAGAACTTATAGAGCTTCCCGGAATAGGCGAGTTATATGCACAAAGAATTATAGAATATAGAGAAAAACATGGTGGCTTTAAAAAGGTTGAAGAGTTAATAAATGTGAAAGGAATTGGTAAGAAAAAATTTGAGGAACTGAAAGATAAATTAACAGTAAAATGAAAATCATCTGTCGTTGCGAGGATATATCTGAAGAAGAGATTTTGGAGCTCATTCGCGAAGGCTTTACAACAATCGATGAAATAAAGAGATTCTCAAGGGCCGGTATGGGTCATTGTCAGGGCAGGACTTGTCAGAGATTAATTGCACAATTGATTTCAAAAGAGACAGGTAAAAAAGTAAGTGAAATTAGTTACTCAAGACCGAGGTCCCCAATAAAGCCCGTTCCACTTAAGGTGTTAGCGAATGTACAGGAACTACAAATAAAGTGAAATCAGCAAATTATATCAATCAGCTTGTTAAAAAGGCATTAGAAGTGAGAGAAAATGCATATGCTCCATATTCCAAGACTAAAGTGGGTGCAGCAATACTTACAAAGGGTGGTAAAATATTTACAGGTTGTAATGTTGAGAATGCAAGTCTTGGTCTCAGTTTATGTGCTGAGCGTGTAACTTTGTTTAAAGCTATGTCAGAGGGTGAATATGAGTTTGTCGCTATTGCAATAGTGGCAGATGATTTCTTTCCACCCTGTGGTGCATGCAGACAAGTATTACATGAATTTGCAAAAGATATTGAAGTTATACTTGTGAATGAGAAAAAGGAAATCAGAGATTACAAGCTAAGTACGTTGTTTCCACACCCATTTAAATAATGCAATTTTTTAAAAGCATACTGCTCTAATCTCTGTCATCTCTTCTATTGTAAACTTAGGGCCCTCTCTTCCAATACCGGATGCCTTCACCCCGCCATAAGGCATAGGGTCTGCTCTGAAAGTGGGTACATCGTTGATTATTACTCCACCAACCTCAAATCTTTTAGCTGCCTCAATTGCTTTATCTAAATCTCTTGTAAATATTCCAGCTTGCAGTCCATACTTTGTCTTGTTAACAAGTTCCACAGCTTCCTCAAAATTCTCAAATT encodes:
- a CDS encoding helix-hairpin-helix domain-containing protein; its protein translation is MERWFTPQERGVILFLVAILVFGSAIYVYKLKNPYFAPEYKISISKEDKAELHKLINETEVAIKSTKSMESPRAKVYSQEDSDRPLLNINTASKEELIELPGIGELYAQRIIEYREKHGGFKKVEELINVKGIGKKKFEELKDKLTVK
- a CDS encoding (2Fe-2S)-binding protein — protein: MKIICRCEDISEEEILELIREGFTTIDEIKRFSRAGMGHCQGRTCQRLIAQLISKETGKKVSEISYSRPRSPIKPVPLKVLANVQELQIK
- the cdd gene encoding cytidine deaminase, whose translation is MKSANYINQLVKKALEVRENAYAPYSKTKVGAAILTKGGKIFTGCNVENASLGLSLCAERVTLFKAMSEGEYEFVAIAIVADDFFPPCGACRQVLHEFAKDIEVILVNEKKEIRDYKLSTLFPHPFK
- the gatA gene encoding Asp-tRNA(Asn)/Glu-tRNA(Gln) amidotransferase subunit GatA; the protein is MKDLLNQSISFIHQRLKNREISCLELVESIFDRIHKSTLNSYITLFETSSKKRANELDKKGEFNEYLTGIPIAIKDNICIKGYPTTCGSHILKDFIPPYNATVVEKLDKLGAIFIGKTNLDEFAMGSSTENSAFGPTLNPNNPKYVPGGSSGGSAASVAACESICALGSDTGGSIRQPASFCGVVGLKPTYGLVSRYGLVAFASSLDQIGPITHCVEDSAILLDAIAGYDEKDSTSSYTELPYYFNHLNPDVKSIKFGLPDEYFNEGIDSGVKQMVLASANILEGLGAHLYNVSLPYTQYAIPTYYLIATAEASANLARYDGVRYGYRNAKCKMQNAKLKDLYKGTRSEGFGDEVKRRIMLGTFGLQSGYYDEYYLKARKVRWLIAQDFDNIFKKVDILLTPTSPTPPFKLGERIRDPLQMCLSDILTVSVNLAGLPAISIPCGRLSGLPIGLQLIGKRFDEQTILNVAYAYELANK